In Turicibacter sanguinis, a genomic segment contains:
- a CDS encoding MurR/RpiR family transcriptional regulator, translating to MSSKITSIMQTHSSGFTKSEIKICHYINSHRESVMYLSITELAELIGVGEATILRFCRKIGYKGYQDFKLAMAKEPALNSIENHELSYIDKLYEMMIKSLENTKHLLDDLEIKHGCALIEQTNNVYVYGVGSSGLSAREASSKFLRVGKHIEAITDSHFQAINSATLSQEDVVIAITITGSTIDLLDSVKIAKERGCKIIAITSYIKSPITKYADVVLLTSGKENPLEGGSLSAKMSQLFMIELLCIGYMINNAKVSEEMKNLTAGAVANKLN from the coding sequence TTGAGTAGTAAGATAACCAGTATCATGCAAACACATTCAAGTGGATTTACAAAATCTGAAATCAAAATATGTCACTACATCAATTCACATCGAGAATCTGTGATGTATCTATCGATTACGGAATTAGCGGAGTTAATCGGGGTCGGAGAGGCAACCATTCTACGCTTCTGTCGTAAGATAGGTTACAAAGGGTATCAAGATTTTAAGTTAGCTATGGCAAAAGAACCTGCTTTAAATTCCATTGAAAATCACGAACTATCATATATTGATAAACTCTACGAAATGATGATTAAATCATTAGAGAATACTAAACATTTATTGGATGATCTGGAAATTAAACATGGATGTGCTCTCATCGAACAGACGAACAATGTTTATGTATATGGTGTTGGATCTTCAGGGCTTAGTGCTCGGGAAGCCAGTAGCAAATTTTTAAGGGTTGGGAAACATATCGAGGCTATTACAGACTCACATTTTCAGGCCATTAATAGTGCAACCTTAAGCCAAGAAGATGTTGTCATTGCTATTACGATAACAGGTAGTACAATCGATTTATTAGACTCTGTCAAAATTGCAAAGGAAAGAGGCTGTAAAATTATTGCAATTACAAGCTATATTAAATCTCCCATTACTAAATATGCAGATGTTGTCTTACTTACTTCAGGAAAAGAAAATCCGTTAGAAGGTGGATCGTTATCCGCGAAAATGTCACAGTTATTTATGATTGAACTATTGTGCATCGGATATATGATAAATAATGCAAAAGTCTCAGAAGAAATGAAAAACTTAACGGCAGGCGCAGTGGCAAATAAATTAAATTAG
- the ybaK gene encoding Cys-tRNA(Pro) deacylase, which yields MSKVKTNAIRLLDQKKISYELLTYEVDDQLDGITVATKINYPVEVVYKTLVTRGNSKNIYVFVIPVATELDLKKAAKVVAEKKLEMIAVSEINGLTGYIRGGCSPVGMKKVYPTVIDVTAQQLDYFIVSGGKIGLQMKLNPKDLEKVITLRFEKVTIEKGDIMC from the coding sequence GTGTCAAAAGTGAAAACAAATGCAATCCGTTTACTTGATCAAAAAAAGATTTCGTATGAATTGTTAACTTATGAGGTCGATGATCAACTCGATGGAATAACGGTAGCGACTAAAATTAACTATCCAGTAGAAGTTGTTTATAAAACGTTGGTGACGAGAGGGAATAGTAAAAATATTTATGTTTTTGTGATTCCTGTAGCCACTGAACTGGATTTAAAAAAAGCGGCAAAAGTTGTGGCGGAAAAAAAACTTGAGATGATAGCAGTCAGTGAAATTAACGGATTAACGGGCTATATTCGAGGGGGATGTTCACCGGTAGGGATGAAAAAAGTTTACCCGACTGTGATTGATGTCACTGCACAACAGTTAGACTATTTTATTGTGAGTGGTGGGAAAATTGGATTACAAATGAAATTAAATCCAAAAGACTTAGAAAAAGTGATTACGCTTCGTTTTGAAAAGGTCACGATAGAGAAGGGAGACATCATGTGTTAA
- a CDS encoding Fur family transcriptional regulator, with protein sequence MKYSKQREMIFNCIKENPMHLTADAIYEMLKKDNPNLSLGTVYRNLSQLAEHNMIQKVSIAGYPDRFDGTLQDHFHFLCLECGDIQDIFIDELFDVAKVVENQENVQVQSFDMSFKGICSKCKGHKVN encoded by the coding sequence ATGAAGTATTCAAAACAGCGAGAAATGATCTTTAATTGTATTAAAGAAAATCCTATGCATTTAACGGCAGATGCCATTTATGAAATGTTAAAAAAAGATAATCCAAATTTAAGTCTTGGAACGGTTTATCGTAATCTTTCTCAATTAGCTGAGCATAATATGATTCAAAAGGTAAGTATCGCAGGGTATCCGGATCGTTTTGATGGAACGCTACAAGATCACTTTCACTTTTTATGTTTAGAGTGTGGCGATATTCAAGATATTTTTATTGATGAATTATTTGATGTGGCAAAGGTAGTAGAAAACCAGGAAAATGTTCAAGTTCAATCATTTGATATGTCATTTAAAGGAATTTGTAGTAAATGTAAGGGACATAAAGTTAATTAA
- a CDS encoding DUF1294 domain-containing protein, which produces MLILLIILNLISFTLMYVDKQKAIKGEWRISEKTLFLSAACFGAYGMWLGMNQFHHKTKHVNFRVFIPLLMIIESVILFVLYTKGWF; this is translated from the coding sequence GTGTTAATTTTATTAATTATTCTTAATCTCATCAGCTTTACATTAATGTATGTCGATAAACAAAAAGCAATCAAAGGAGAGTGGCGAATCAGCGAGAAAACTTTATTCTTGAGTGCCGCTTGCTTTGGGGCTTATGGAATGTGGTTAGGCATGAATCAATTTCACCATAAGACCAAACATGTAAATTTCAGAGTATTTATTCCACTATTAATGATCATTGAAAGTGTCATCTTGTTTGTACTGTATACGAAAGGGTGGTTTTAA
- a CDS encoding carbohydrate ABC transporter permease, giving the protein MASISQKPLMPSVSQTKNQKRTLSPKMRETIVGYLFLLPALIFFGIFVLFPIIQGIYISFYDYTMSTFNFIGLQNYIDLMSDQVFTKSLWNTVLLVIGTVPFIIVFSIFVSNAIYERSAFTRSFFRGVFYLPVVTGIVSVTVVWQWIFHPLHGILNYLLQNMGVIDSPISWLGDARFALISVMVVLLTTSVGQPIILYVASLGNIPKDYSEAAQIDGANNWQIFRHIKWPLLMPTTLYIVVISTINSFQCFSLIQLLTAGGPNYSTSTVMYLVYERSFVLNKYGYASAMGVILAIVIGVFSIIQYKFFGKDVEY; this is encoded by the coding sequence ATGGCGAGTATTAGTCAAAAACCACTTATGCCATCAGTCTCACAGACTAAAAATCAAAAACGTACCCTTTCACCTAAGATGCGTGAAACAATTGTTGGGTATTTGTTTTTATTACCGGCTTTAATCTTCTTTGGAATATTTGTTTTATTTCCAATTATTCAAGGCATTTATATTAGTTTTTATGATTATACGATGAGTACCTTCAATTTTATAGGGCTTCAAAACTACATCGACCTGATGTCAGATCAAGTGTTTACTAAATCACTTTGGAATACTGTTCTCTTAGTTATTGGAACGGTACCATTTATCATTGTATTTTCAATTTTTGTTTCAAATGCTATCTATGAACGCTCAGCCTTTACAAGATCATTTTTTAGGGGAGTCTTTTACTTACCAGTGGTCACAGGGATTGTAAGTGTTACGGTTGTTTGGCAATGGATTTTTCATCCTTTACATGGGATTTTGAATTATTTATTACAAAATATGGGGGTCATTGATAGTCCAATTTCATGGCTCGGAGATGCAAGATTTGCTTTAATTTCAGTGATGGTCGTTTTATTAACAACTTCTGTTGGACAGCCAATTATCTTGTATGTGGCATCACTTGGAAATATCCCGAAAGATTATAGTGAAGCAGCGCAGATTGATGGAGCAAATAATTGGCAGATTTTTAGACATATTAAATGGCCGCTATTAATGCCAACGACCTTATATATTGTCGTGATATCAACCATTAACTCTTTCCAATGTTTCTCTTTAATTCAACTTTTAACAGCTGGAGGACCAAACTATTCAACTTCAACCGTGATGTATCTTGTTTATGAACGCTCATTTGTTTTAAATAAATATGGGTATGCTTCGGCAATGGGAGTTATTTTAGCGATCGTCATTGGGGTGTTCTCAATCATCCAATACAAGTTCTTTGGGAAAGATGTTGAATATTAA
- a CDS encoding type II toxin-antitoxin system PemK/MazF family toxin has protein sequence MSELPRLVNSKDISRGKIFYVALPYTQGRPFRFIEKDEQHSKMYRIIEKEDGFQGKSEPQTGKRRSESLEIVTGIKLRPCIVIQKDQYNHNEKYPFVVILPIATLSEDHKKKPIFKRLIERNDLDQFYYLGNDCYITVNDPKRVYKNTLFYVEGHLKIDEKEIDMDELMMRFAECFDVKKIR, from the coding sequence ATGAGTGAACTTCCACGGTTAGTCAATAGTAAAGATATTTCAAGAGGAAAAATCTTTTATGTTGCATTGCCTTATACACAAGGAAGACCATTTAGATTCATCGAAAAAGATGAACAACATTCAAAAATGTATCGAATTATCGAGAAAGAGGATGGCTTTCAAGGGAAATCTGAACCCCAAACAGGGAAACGACGATCAGAAAGCCTTGAAATTGTAACAGGAATCAAGTTAAGACCATGTATTGTGATTCAAAAAGATCAGTACAATCATAATGAAAAATACCCATTTGTTGTCATATTACCCATTGCGACACTCTCTGAAGATCATAAAAAAAAACCTATCTTTAAACGATTAATTGAACGTAATGATTTAGATCAATTTTATTATTTAGGAAATGATTGTTACATTACGGTTAATGATCCAAAAAGAGTTTATAAAAATACGCTCTTTTATGTAGAAGGTCATCTCAAAATTGATGAAAAAGAAATTGACATGGATGAGTTAATGATGCGCTTTGCAGAGTGTTTTGATGTGAAAAAGATTAGATAA
- a CDS encoding SGNH/GDSL hydrolase family protein — protein sequence MSGKKRWMIGLGGVFTLLGGYTIYKFSQPPNNRPKDYQRQDKNRQLVACLGDSNTQGTMAYNFVNELATSMGEEGYDFINAGVNGDLVYNVLNRLDEVIICDPDYIIILIGTNDILAQLNKPNEIKFELKKHLPMKPNEAWFISNLTAVISKLKANTRAKIAILSLPLISEDTDSFAFKQAIEYSQQIQKIAQLEQITYLPLNEWQLKFLEENRESKRKKVKTSPFAFFMPSFKHYVLRKSWEEISQEAGLILTVDTVHQNKIAASMIEQLIRSFLETEE from the coding sequence ATGAGTGGAAAGAAAAGATGGATGATTGGATTAGGTGGCGTATTTACACTTCTTGGAGGCTATACGATTTACAAATTTAGTCAACCTCCCAACAATAGACCTAAGGACTATCAACGACAAGATAAAAATCGTCAATTAGTAGCATGTCTTGGAGACAGTAATACCCAAGGAACGATGGCGTATAATTTTGTTAATGAATTAGCAACCTCTATGGGGGAAGAAGGATATGACTTTATTAATGCAGGGGTAAATGGAGATTTAGTTTATAATGTTTTAAATCGATTAGATGAGGTTATCATCTGTGATCCTGACTATATCATTATATTAATCGGGACCAATGATATTTTAGCTCAGTTAAATAAACCTAATGAAATCAAATTTGAACTAAAAAAACATCTGCCTATGAAACCAAATGAAGCCTGGTTTATTTCTAATTTAACGGCGGTGATTTCTAAGCTTAAAGCCAATACTCGTGCTAAAATAGCCATCTTATCACTACCATTAATAAGTGAAGATACAGATTCGTTTGCATTTAAACAAGCGATAGAGTATAGTCAACAAATTCAAAAAATTGCTCAATTAGAGCAGATTACTTACCTTCCTTTGAATGAATGGCAATTAAAGTTTTTAGAAGAGAATCGTGAGTCGAAGCGTAAAAAGGTTAAAACATCCCCCTTTGCGTTTTTTATGCCTTCTTTTAAACATTATGTATTAAGAAAATCTTGGGAAGAAATATCACAGGAAGCGGGACTTATTTTAACAGTCGATACGGTTCATCAAAATAAAATTGCGGCTTCTATGATTGAACAATTGATTCGCTCATTCTTAGAAACAGAAGAATAG
- a CDS encoding carbohydrate ABC transporter permease — protein sequence MSTKQNTEKKLSKKKKITVGSVMTLIILTLLAIFFIFPFYWIITGAFKLQDVAVALPPEWFPTNPTLDNWVKLFKNPAGSWFLNSVYLSFFTMILVCVTSTLAGYVLGKKNFYGSKLMFAIFIGAMALPKQVILIPLVRIVSAWGFGDTLSAVILPAVGWPFGIFLMKQFSQTVPNELLESAKIDGCSEWGIFTKIVLPLVKPGVAALAIFTFISSWNDYFLQLIFLNSRSNLSLPLGVATMQQEFSSNYGVIMAGAALASLPMVIIFVFFQKYFTQGITMGAVKG from the coding sequence TTGTCAACGAAACAAAATACTGAAAAGAAATTAAGTAAAAAGAAGAAAATAACGGTTGGATCAGTCATGACGCTCATCATTTTAACCTTGTTAGCCATCTTTTTTATCTTTCCATTTTATTGGATTATAACAGGAGCATTTAAGTTACAAGATGTAGCTGTGGCACTTCCACCCGAATGGTTTCCAACAAATCCAACACTTGATAACTGGGTCAAATTATTTAAAAATCCAGCAGGATCATGGTTCCTTAATAGTGTCTATCTTTCATTTTTTACGATGATTTTAGTTTGTGTGACATCTACTTTAGCTGGATATGTTCTGGGGAAAAAGAATTTTTATGGTTCTAAACTCATGTTTGCTATATTCATTGGAGCGATGGCACTTCCAAAACAAGTTATCTTAATTCCACTTGTTCGTATTGTCTCAGCTTGGGGATTTGGCGATACGCTAAGTGCTGTGATTTTACCAGCAGTGGGATGGCCATTTGGGATTTTTTTAATGAAACAATTTTCTCAAACCGTCCCGAATGAGTTATTAGAATCGGCGAAAATAGATGGATGTAGTGAATGGGGAATCTTCACCAAAATTGTATTACCGCTTGTTAAACCAGGGGTGGCGGCTTTAGCTATCTTTACCTTTATTTCATCTTGGAATGATTATTTCTTACAGTTAATTTTCTTAAATTCACGCTCTAATTTATCATTACCACTTGGGGTTGCAACAATGCAACAAGAATTCTCATCAAATTATGGCGTTATTATGGCAGGTGCTGCTTTAGCATCACTTCCAATGGTTATTATCTTTGTGTTCTTTCAAAAATACTTTACACAAGGAATTACAATGGGAGCTGTTAAAGGGTAA
- a CDS encoding MATE family efflux transporter — translation MSTQSTDLGKDPIGRLLLKLATPAIIAQLVNVLYNIVDRIFIGRIQDGDLAMAGVGVAFPIIMLISATSALIGMGGAPLAAIKMGKQDHDGAEKIISNSLSTLMIISVLLMTLLLIFKEPILLAFGASSQTLGYANDYLTIYLLGTIFVQIALGMNPFINTQGFAKIGMLTVLVGAIFNIVLDPIFIFGLNLGVKGAAIATITSQFVSAIWVLKFLFGKQSILKIQKRYLKPELNVILPILALGVSPFIMQATESLVLISLNNQLSRFGGDLAVSAMTIISSINQIIFLPLMGLASGAQPIISYNFGANQFDRVKKTFKLLLTVCLVYTTVMCVSLELAPHIFVNIFNDKPELVEITSHSIRIFFAGIFIFGAQSACQQTFLALGQAKISLVLALLRKMILLVPLIFILPATTASFISPLDAVFLAEPIADIIAALTTFTCFIIFYHKTFNKPLNDLTDMVDD, via the coding sequence ATGTCAACTCAATCTACTGATTTAGGAAAAGATCCTATTGGTCGATTATTATTAAAGCTTGCAACACCTGCTATCATAGCACAATTAGTTAATGTTTTATATAACATCGTCGATCGAATTTTTATCGGACGTATTCAAGATGGAGATTTAGCAATGGCTGGTGTTGGTGTAGCATTTCCAATTATCATGTTAATCTCTGCTACTAGTGCACTCATCGGGATGGGAGGTGCCCCACTAGCGGCCATTAAAATGGGGAAACAAGATCATGATGGCGCAGAGAAAATCATAAGTAATAGTTTATCGACGCTAATGATTATTTCGGTCTTATTAATGACACTTTTATTAATTTTTAAAGAACCCATTCTTCTTGCTTTTGGGGCCAGTTCTCAAACATTAGGATACGCGAATGATTATTTAACCATTTATTTACTAGGAACCATTTTCGTTCAAATCGCGCTTGGAATGAATCCATTTATTAATACTCAAGGATTTGCTAAAATTGGTATGCTAACGGTCTTAGTCGGGGCTATTTTTAATATCGTACTAGACCCTATCTTTATTTTCGGTCTTAACTTAGGCGTTAAAGGGGCTGCGATTGCAACCATTACGTCACAATTTGTTTCTGCTATTTGGGTTTTAAAATTCCTTTTTGGTAAGCAAAGTATTTTAAAGATTCAAAAACGTTACCTTAAACCTGAATTGAACGTGATTCTCCCTATTTTAGCGCTCGGTGTTTCGCCATTTATTATGCAGGCAACAGAAAGTCTTGTCTTAATTTCTTTAAATAATCAACTATCACGATTTGGTGGCGATTTAGCAGTCAGTGCGATGACCATTATTAGTAGTATCAATCAAATCATTTTCTTACCCTTAATGGGGCTTGCTTCTGGTGCACAACCGATTATTTCATATAATTTCGGTGCCAATCAATTTGATCGTGTCAAAAAAACATTCAAGTTATTATTAACGGTTTGTTTAGTCTATACAACCGTGATGTGTGTCTCTTTAGAATTAGCACCACACATTTTTGTTAATATTTTTAACGATAAGCCGGAGTTGGTTGAAATCACCTCTCATAGCATCCGTATTTTCTTTGCAGGTATCTTTATCTTTGGGGCTCAATCAGCATGTCAACAAACGTTTTTAGCACTTGGACAAGCTAAAATTTCACTTGTTTTAGCCTTACTTCGTAAGATGATTTTATTAGTTCCCCTCATTTTCATCTTACCTGCAACCACTGCTTCTTTTATTTCACCATTAGATGCTGTATTCTTAGCCGAACCAATTGCAGATATTATTGCAGCACTAACAACTTTTACGTGCTTTATTATTTTCTATCATAAAACGTTTAATAAACCATTAAATGATCTGACAGACATGGTAGATGATTAA
- a CDS encoding multicopper oxidase family protein has product MNENHIDKRSTNLKCKPPYIDPSNPDSIPKYIDRLPIPKKAAREICTETYDAYRITMKEAFHTFHSYFPKTKVWGYNGKYPGPTIEAFKDRITYIRWENKLPEKHILPYDYMLHGTIDTPEVKTVVHVHGAHVEPESDGHPEAWFTQDYALRGPHFTKRVYQYTNHQPSTMLWYHDHAMGSTRLNVYAGLAGLYLIRDELEERLNLPKGAFEIPIIIQDKSFNPDGSLLYPEPLINPDPPAPITGFLGNTIVVNGKIWPCLEVEPRKYRLRFLNASNERNYDLSFSNDASFYQIGTDGGFIKETNEIKSFKIFPAERIDTIVDFSDYKGKTIILKNNGDDVDSNTAVIMQFKVSSKRSKPDTSEIPTRLNPYDHLTVTDAVTTRTLRLGAKTDSNGNLMLDPDGRLILVLNNRMWHEPTTEIVKSDTIEVWNIINPTPVTHPIHIHLVQFQILSRTSIETGEELPIHSYEQGFKDTVEVPSGTITSVAMHFTGFTGEYVWHCHLLEHEDHDMMRPLRVIEGSLPSRENPIV; this is encoded by the coding sequence GTGAACGAAAATCACATCGATAAACGGTCAACGAATTTAAAATGTAAACCACCTTATATTGATCCCTCAAATCCTGATAGTATCCCAAAATATATTGATCGACTCCCTATTCCCAAAAAAGCAGCACGTGAAATTTGTACTGAAACATATGATGCATACCGTATCACTATGAAGGAAGCGTTTCATACCTTCCATTCCTATTTTCCTAAAACGAAAGTTTGGGGATATAATGGAAAATATCCGGGTCCAACCATCGAGGCATTTAAAGATAGAATAACTTATATACGCTGGGAAAATAAATTGCCTGAAAAACATATCCTTCCCTATGATTACATGCTTCATGGGACCATAGATACACCTGAAGTTAAAACAGTTGTTCATGTTCATGGTGCTCATGTAGAGCCTGAAAGTGATGGCCATCCGGAAGCCTGGTTTACTCAAGATTATGCGCTTAGAGGACCACACTTCACTAAGAGGGTATATCAATATACCAATCATCAACCTTCTACAATGTTGTGGTATCATGATCATGCCATGGGAAGTACGAGATTAAATGTATATGCTGGCTTGGCAGGATTATATCTGATTAGAGATGAATTAGAAGAAAGGTTAAATTTACCGAAAGGTGCGTTTGAAATTCCAATTATCATCCAAGATAAATCGTTTAATCCAGATGGATCATTGTTATATCCTGAACCATTGATTAATCCAGATCCACCTGCTCCCATTACTGGATTTTTAGGTAATACTATTGTAGTTAATGGAAAGATTTGGCCATGTTTAGAAGTAGAGCCTCGTAAATATCGTTTGAGATTTCTGAATGCATCTAATGAAAGAAATTATGATTTAAGCTTTTCTAATGATGCCTCTTTTTATCAAATAGGAACTGATGGAGGATTTATAAAAGAAACGAATGAAATCAAATCTTTTAAAATTTTCCCTGCTGAAAGAATCGATACCATTGTAGATTTTTCAGACTATAAAGGTAAAACGATTATTTTAAAAAATAACGGAGATGACGTAGATTCCAATACGGCCGTTATTATGCAATTTAAAGTTTCCTCTAAACGTTCAAAACCCGATACTAGTGAGATTCCAACGAGACTTAATCCTTATGACCATTTAACTGTAACAGATGCTGTTACTACTCGAACTTTAAGACTTGGAGCGAAGACTGATTCAAATGGAAATTTGATGCTTGATCCGGATGGGAGACTGATACTTGTTTTAAATAATCGAATGTGGCATGAACCAACGACTGAGATTGTTAAAAGTGACACAATAGAAGTTTGGAATATAATTAATCCAACACCAGTTACACATCCGATTCATATCCACTTAGTTCAATTTCAAATATTATCTAGAACGTCGATTGAAACAGGAGAAGAACTTCCAATTCACTCGTATGAACAAGGATTTAAAGATACGGTTGAAGTACCTTCTGGAACCATTACAAGTGTTGCGATGCATTTTACTGGATTTACGGGTGAATACGTCTGGCATTGTCATTTGTTAGAACATGAAGATCACGATATGATGAGACCTTTACGTGTTATTGAAGGGAGCTTACCCAGTAGAGAAAATCCTATAGTATAA
- a CDS encoding extracellular solute-binding protein yields the protein MLKKRFLSMVTLLALGTLTVACAPKLEQPTTDTSNTSTESTKPETSTETPKNEVTTITFWNFPNFATIDDTVGKYEEEMIAAFEAKNPDIKVNLEIISFNDGPAKINTAIETNTAPDVVYDAPGRIITWGNNGVLAPLNDMFTEEFKNDLDPMLLDAVQGQDDNYYMYPINTSPFMMAFNKTMLEELGLLELLPLDNETRAWTVAEYETLLSALKDAGKIPAIFYAKSSAGDQGTRAFISNLYNSWITNDDLTAYRINDEGGVKALQWTVDAIKNGYLVNGSAMTSSDAIDEFVAGRAASTILFSPGLLNNNKEKMDFEVVFVPYPNESGEPSLEYLIGGPCVFNSGDSARIEAAKRFVDFMANDEEWGVKNIKATGTFAARKSMTGLYDDAELQYNALMTSYYGTYYNTISGYDEMRTLWFPALQDAINGGDVQSALDHFAEQANTTIK from the coding sequence ATGTTAAAGAAACGATTTTTATCGATGGTAACGTTATTAGCGCTTGGGACGCTAACCGTTGCTTGTGCACCAAAACTTGAACAACCAACGACAGATACATCAAATACCTCAACCGAGAGTACAAAACCAGAAACCTCGACCGAAACACCTAAAAATGAGGTAACAACCATTACGTTTTGGAATTTTCCAAACTTTGCAACCATTGATGACACCGTAGGAAAATACGAAGAAGAAATGATTGCAGCTTTTGAAGCTAAAAATCCAGACATTAAAGTCAATTTAGAAATCATTTCATTTAATGATGGACCAGCGAAAATTAATACAGCGATTGAAACCAATACTGCACCAGATGTTGTCTATGATGCACCAGGTCGTATTATTACTTGGGGAAATAACGGTGTTTTAGCCCCATTAAATGACATGTTTACAGAGGAGTTTAAAAATGATTTAGATCCAATGCTTTTAGATGCTGTACAAGGTCAAGATGATAATTATTATATGTATCCAATTAATACATCACCTTTTATGATGGCATTTAATAAAACGATGCTTGAAGAACTTGGGTTACTTGAGTTGTTACCATTAGATAATGAAACACGTGCCTGGACGGTTGCAGAGTATGAAACATTATTATCAGCATTAAAAGATGCTGGAAAAATTCCAGCGATTTTCTATGCAAAAAGTTCAGCGGGGGATCAAGGAACTCGTGCCTTCATTTCTAATCTTTATAACTCATGGATTACAAATGATGATTTAACAGCTTACCGTATCAATGATGAAGGTGGAGTTAAAGCCTTACAGTGGACGGTAGATGCGATTAAAAACGGATATTTAGTAAATGGTAGTGCGATGACATCAAGTGATGCGATTGACGAATTCGTAGCTGGACGTGCAGCAAGCACCATTTTATTCTCACCAGGATTACTAAATAACAATAAAGAGAAAATGGATTTTGAAGTCGTATTCGTTCCTTATCCAAATGAAAGTGGAGAACCCTCACTTGAATACTTAATTGGTGGTCCTTGTGTATTTAATAGTGGAGACAGTGCACGTATCGAGGCCGCAAAACGTTTTGTTGATTTCATGGCTAATGATGAAGAATGGGGTGTTAAAAATATTAAAGCGACTGGAACATTTGCCGCTCGAAAATCAATGACAGGATTATATGACGATGCAGAGTTACAGTACAATGCCTTAATGACGTCATATTACGGGACTTACTACAATACCATTAGTGGATATGATGAAATGAGAACTTTATGGTTCCCAGCTCTTCAAGACGCAATTAACGGTGGAGATGTTCAATCTGCTCTGGATCATTTCGCAGAACAGGCGAATACCACAATAAAATAA
- a CDS encoding GIY-YIG nuclease family protein, whose product MHYVYIVECSDQTLYTGYAKDVFKRLHEHNHTKAGAKYTRSRRPVELRYIENFNSRSEACKRESEIKRLKREEKLELIKEYMEKESINSY is encoded by the coding sequence ATGCATTATGTCTATATTGTAGAATGTTCTGATCAAACTTTATATACGGGGTATGCAAAAGATGTCTTTAAAAGATTACATGAACATAATCATACAAAAGCAGGCGCAAAATACACTCGAAGTCGACGTCCAGTAGAGCTAAGATATATCGAAAACTTTAATTCTCGATCTGAGGCGTGTAAAAGGGAAAGTGAAATTAAAAGGTTAAAACGTGAAGAAAAATTAGAATTAATCAAAGAGTATATGGAAAAGGAGTCAATAAATTCATATTGA